Genomic window (Acidobacteriota bacterium):
GTCGACCGCGATCACTTTCCCGCGAAGGGGCTGACGGTTACCGTCTGCGTCAAAGCGGTTGTACTCTTTGCCCGCAATGAAAACCACCTGGTCACCGCGCTTGATCTTGCTTCTGATTGTTCCTTTCTTCACCGTTTTCATCTCTTAAATCACCTCCGGCGCGAGTGAAACGATCTTCATAAAGTTCTTCTCGCGAAGTTCGCGGGCAACAGGTCCGAAAACACGGGTTCCGATCGGCGTGCCGTCATCCTTGATGAGGACGGCCGCGTTTTCGTCAAACCGGATATACGTTCCGTCCTTGCGGCGAACTTCCTTTCGCGTTCTGACGATGACCGCGTTGTAGACCTTACCCTTCTTGGCCGTTCCGTCGGGCGAAGCTTCCTTCACCGTGACTTTGATCTTGTCGCCAAGACGAGCGATCTTGCCCGTTGAACCGCCAATCGGCATGATCATCACCACGCGCTTGGCTCCCGAATTGTCTGCGACCGCCAAAGAGGTCTGCATTTGAATCATAATTAACCTCGTTATTCGTTAGTCGTCGACCGTTGATCGGCACTGAATTGGCCATTTCAATCAACGATCAGCGACTAACCAAGAACAAACTACTTCTCTGCTTTCTGAATGATCTCGACCACGCGCCAGCGCTTTCTCGCCGACAAGGGGCGCGTCTCCACGATTCGAACCTTGTCGCCGATCGCGGCACCGAGTTCGTCGTGAGCCATAAAATTCTTGCGCCGCTTGACGTATTTT
Coding sequences:
- the rplN gene encoding 50S ribosomal protein L14, giving the protein MIQMQTSLAVADNSGAKRVVMIMPIGGSTGKIARLGDKIKVTVKEASPDGTAKKGKVYNAVIVRTRKEVRRKDGTYIRFDENAAVLIKDDGTPIGTRVFGPVARELREKNFMKIVSLAPEVI